The following proteins come from a genomic window of Geminocystis sp. M7585_C2015_104:
- a CDS encoding metal ABC transporter ATP-binding protein: MEDQVIEIKNLHFSYGKCWVLEDINLQVKEGDFIGIIGPNGGGKTTLLKVILGLVKPQKGEVSIMGYPAEKGRKFIGYVPQALEFDRAFPISVKDVVKMGRLSRNRIFKPYNQKDEQIVQECLEKVEMWHLRHHCIGELSGGEKQRVYIARALATKPRILLLDEPTANVDSKVQNNIYELLQQLNQHITILLVSHDLGAISRHVKTIACVNRRLYYHGDKLITPEMIEATYNCPIDLIAHGIPHRVFPPHQ, from the coding sequence ATGGAAGACCAAGTAATTGAGATTAAGAATCTACACTTTAGTTATGGCAAATGCTGGGTATTAGAAGACATAAATTTGCAGGTGAAGGAGGGAGATTTCATAGGCATAATTGGGCCCAATGGAGGGGGAAAAACTACCCTACTCAAGGTAATATTGGGATTGGTAAAACCCCAAAAGGGAGAAGTTTCCATAATGGGATACCCGGCGGAAAAGGGGAGAAAATTTATAGGATATGTGCCCCAGGCCCTAGAATTTGATAGGGCCTTCCCCATATCTGTAAAAGACGTGGTGAAAATGGGGAGACTTAGCAGAAACCGTATATTTAAGCCCTACAATCAAAAAGACGAACAAATAGTCCAAGAGTGTTTGGAAAAAGTAGAAATGTGGCACCTACGTCACCACTGTATAGGAGAATTATCCGGTGGCGAAAAACAAAGAGTATATATTGCCAGGGCATTAGCCACAAAACCACGTATCCTGTTATTGGACGAGCCCACGGCCAATGTAGACTCTAAGGTTCAGAATAACATCTATGAGCTACTACAACAATTAAACCAACACATCACCATTTTACTAGTCTCCCATGACCTAGGCGCCATATCCCGTCATGTAAAAACCATTGCCTGTGTTAACCGTCGTCTCTACTATCATGGAGACAAACTCATCACTCCAGAAATGATAGAAGCCACCTATAATTGTCCCATAGACCTGATTGCTCACGGTATCCCCCATCGGGTATTCCCTCCACACCAATAA
- a CDS encoding metal ABC transporter permease — MLESLWEALQLEFMRNAIIAGILVGIACGVIGTFVVVNRIVFISGGIAHAAYGGIGLAVFFQFNPLLGAIFFSLLSGIAMAVVERKTNERKDTIIGTLWAMGMSIGIILIDLTRGYKANLMNYLFGSILAVPKRDLWLMLGLDLAILLMVCLLYKELLAISFDPVFATTRNLPVDSLYLLLIGAISLTIVMVMQVVGLIMVIALLTIPPAIANQYVRGIIPMMILGSLFGMVFILLGLILSFLFNLTPGATIILVAGTTYFLSYPFKSKSAGKLGVS, encoded by the coding sequence ATGCTAGAATCCCTCTGGGAGGCGCTACAACTAGAATTCATGCGAAATGCAATAATAGCCGGCATACTAGTCGGCATTGCCTGTGGTGTTATTGGCACTTTTGTGGTGGTAAATCGGATTGTGTTTATCAGTGGTGGAATTGCCCATGCAGCTTACGGTGGTATTGGTTTAGCTGTTTTTTTCCAATTCAACCCCCTGTTAGGCGCCATTTTTTTCTCTCTCCTCTCAGGTATTGCTATGGCAGTAGTAGAGAGAAAGACCAATGAGAGAAAGGATACCATCATTGGCACCCTCTGGGCTATGGGGATGAGTATTGGCATTATCCTCATCGACTTGACAAGGGGTTACAAGGCCAATCTGATGAACTATTTATTTGGTAGTATTCTTGCAGTACCAAAACGGGACCTATGGTTGATGTTAGGTCTAGACTTAGCCATCTTGTTGATGGTGTGTCTGTTATACAAGGAATTGTTAGCCATCTCCTTTGATCCTGTTTTTGCCACCACCCGCAATCTTCCTGTTGACAGCCTCTACCTTTTGCTAATAGGCGCCATTTCCCTCACTATTGTAATGGTGATGCAGGTAGTGGGACTAATCATGGTAATTGCCCTGCTTACCATACCCCCAGCCATAGCCAACCAATACGTGCGAGGCATTATACCCATGATGATCCTAGGTAGCCTCTTTGGTATGGTGTTTATCCTCCTAGGCCTAATTTTATCCTTCCTCTTCAACCTCACCCCCGGCGCCACCATTATCCTAGTAGCCGGCACAACTTACTTTTTGAGTTACCCCTTCAAGTCCAAATCTGCCGGGAAACTGGGTGTCTCTTAA
- a CDS encoding zinc ABC transporter substrate-binding protein gives MEISTDMLLKLLLVAILLNIAGCGEAKQNNTAIETTEVQAKNPQEKLQVTVSILPQKYFVEKIGGDLVSVNVMVEAGAVAETYEPKPQQLAQLASSRVYFAIGVPFEETWLKKITAANSNIPIINTGEGIEKIPLVGQSHHGHENGHEPTHKQENQHEKHKQIPDPHIWLSPRLVKIQAERIYETLSKVDQKNEHYYRKNLENFKKEIENIDKRIREILADIKRRKYIVYHPAWGYFARDYNLQQIPLEVEGQEVSSVQLAKLINQAKQEGIRHVFAPPQFNSKTLEIFAREIGGQVVIIDDLAENWAENLLITAEKLAQSMR, from the coding sequence ATGGAAATTTCCACAGACATGCTTCTGAAATTGCTCCTAGTAGCAATTCTGTTAAATATAGCAGGTTGTGGGGAGGCAAAACAGAATAATACTGCCATTGAAACCACAGAAGTGCAGGCCAAAAATCCCCAGGAAAAATTACAGGTAACAGTTAGTATTTTGCCTCAGAAATACTTTGTGGAAAAAATAGGCGGGGATCTGGTGTCAGTTAATGTTATGGTAGAAGCGGGGGCAGTGGCAGAAACCTACGAGCCAAAACCACAGCAATTGGCACAATTGGCATCCTCTCGTGTTTATTTTGCCATAGGGGTACCTTTTGAGGAAACATGGCTCAAAAAAATTACTGCCGCCAATTCTAATATTCCTATCATTAACACCGGCGAGGGCATTGAGAAAATTCCCTTAGTTGGACAGTCCCATCATGGACATGAAAATGGGCATGAGCCGACTCATAAACAGGAAAACCAACACGAAAAACACAAACAAATTCCAGATCCCCATATATGGTTATCTCCCAGATTGGTAAAAATTCAGGCGGAGAGAATATACGAAACTCTCTCCAAAGTTGACCAAAAAAATGAGCATTACTACCGCAAAAACCTAGAAAATTTCAAAAAGGAAATAGAAAATATAGACAAAAGGATAAGGGAAATACTAGCAGATATTAAAAGGAGAAAATACATAGTTTATCATCCAGCTTGGGGATATTTTGCCAGGGATTACAACCTACAACAAATCCCCCTAGAAGTAGAAGGGCAGGAAGTAAGTTCAGTCCAGTTAGCCAAGTTAATCAACCAAGCAAAACAAGAAGGTATCAGACATGTATTTGCCCCCCCTCAATTTAACAGTAAAACTTTGGAAATTTTTGCCAGGGAAATAGGAGGGCAAGTGGTAATAATAGACGACCTAGCAGAAAATTGGGCGGAAAACTTACTCATTACTGCCGAAAAATTAGCCCAGTCTATGCGGTAA